From the Alphaproteobacteria bacterium genome, one window contains:
- a CDS encoding (2Fe-2S)-binding protein, which produces MASFSFKVNGSAWTVEAWDPDEPLLYALRNQIGLKGPKFGCGLGQCGACTVLIDGEAARSCSVTVSDTVGKSVITLEGLGTPEKPHPVQAAFIEEQAAQCGYCTNGMIMTAKALLDRTPNPSLDQVKDGLASNLCRCGTHTRILRAVMRAAKT; this is translated from the coding sequence ATGGCGAGCTTCAGCTTCAAGGTCAATGGCAGCGCGTGGACAGTCGAAGCCTGGGACCCGGATGAGCCCCTTCTCTACGCTCTGCGAAATCAGATTGGCCTGAAAGGACCCAAGTTCGGCTGTGGCCTCGGCCAATGCGGCGCATGCACCGTGTTGATCGACGGCGAAGCCGCACGGTCGTGCTCGGTCACCGTAAGCGACACGGTTGGGAAGTCGGTCATCACGCTCGAGGGTCTCGGCACGCCCGAAAAACCGCACCCCGTCCAGGCCGCGTTTATCGAGGAACAGGCGGCGCAATGCGGGTACTGCACGAACGGAATGATCATGACGGCGAAAGCGCTGCTCGACCGTACCCCCAATCCGAGTCTCGACCAGGTGAAAGACGGTCTTGCCAGCAATCTCTGCCGCTGCGGCACGCATACGCGCATCCTGCGTGCGGTGATGCGCGCAGCAAAGACATAG